GCTAAAAAATACTGGCTGCATAAATTTCAGTTTATCTATATCTGGTTTTTCTATGGACTTTCTACGATTTCATGGGTAACTTCCAAGGATTTCATCAAGATGAGGCAATACAGAAAAATGGGCTTCATCAAGCAGGAGGAGTTTAAAAAAGAGATGCTACAGGTGATTGGCTGGAAGCTGCTGTATTATTCTTACACATTGATACTTCCGGTCTTCATGCTTTCGATATCACCATGGCTGGTGGTGCTTGCGTTTATAGCCATGCACTTTGTTACGGGTATAGCTATCAGCCTGGTATTCCAGACGGCTCACGTAATGCCTACCTCTGAGTTTCCCGTGCCGGATGAAAATGGCCTTATTGCTAATGACTGGGCTATACACCAGTTGGCAACTACAAGTAATTTCTCACCCCGTAGTCGGGTATTTTCCTGGTTTATAGGTGGATTAAATTACCAGGTGGAGCACCATTTGCTACCCAATATTTGCCATGTACATTATAGAAAGTTGTCGCGTATAGTAGCCGAAACAGCTAAGGAATATGGGGTTCCATATCATATTAAAAAAACTTTTGTGGCTGCCGTTTGGGACCATATTAAGATGCTATACCAACTGGGCCGAATGGAGCTCGCCCCGGTAAAACAAAGGATAAAATAAGATGACAGGTCA
This region of Fulvivirga ulvae genomic DNA includes:
- a CDS encoding fatty acid desaturase family protein, with translation MVTKTIFMLSLFFVPLVIVNIGFITSPWVLFLMYILSGLGMAGIGMGVMHDAIHGSYSKSRKVNKYLGYTLNLIGANATIWKIQHNVLHHTYTNIDEADDDISAPFFLRFSPHAKKYWLHKFQFIYIWFFYGLSTISWVTSKDFIKMRQYRKMGFIKQEEFKKEMLQVIGWKLLYYSYTLILPVFMLSISPWLVVLAFIAMHFVTGIAISLVFQTAHVMPTSEFPVPDENGLIANDWAIHQLATTSNFSPRSRVFSWFIGGLNYQVEHHLLPNICHVHYRKLSRIVAETAKEYGVPYHIKKTFVAAVWDHIKMLYQLGRMELAPVKQRIK